The Alnus glutinosa chromosome 10, dhAlnGlut1.1, whole genome shotgun sequence DNA window atggaggaaaagAAAGTGAGAGGCAACATGGTTTAcagcctttgttttttttattgtctcGGAACTCTACTATAAAGTCTTTGCTTTAGTCTTTGCTTTGAGTCCATTTGAGTGGAAAGTGAGAAATTCTGGAAGATTAAATTGTTTCGTTGATTCTAGAGAAATcttgtagatatatatatatatatatatatatatatatatatatatatatatatatatatatatatatatatatatatatatatatatatatatatatttcaaacgCAACggttttttcattattttttgtgtttttctctaATTTATGGTATTTTTTGGTTAATGAGTCACATTTTTGAGTTTGTTGTGATTTTACTCTCTGATTGATCTTGTTTTTACAGTAATCGATAAACAAATGTTGCTTTTTTGAAGGGaatataaatttgtaattattttattttttattttttttttgttttgaatattaGGAAGATTGTACCTTTTTTGGTTTGAGAAGAATAAATACgattctgttttcttttatgtATGTGTTAGATTTCACTTTAGACAATTCTAGATTACCGGCAGATCTATATGGCCTGGGATAAAGATTCTTTGTTGATAATTTGCTGGGTGTTTATGCTTTTGGTACGGGATATCTTCCAATTAGTTCTCGAGTTAGGGGAATATGATTTCATGTATTATTGTTGCTATGCTTATTTGGCGTTATAGGTAATTGTCTTTAAACTTAGTCGTGATTCGTTGCgcgggggaaaaaaaaaaccttagttATTATTCATGGGTTCTGTTCAGATTTTTGTATGAGTTTGGTTATTGTCTGATTTTCCAGCCTTATGAGTTTGTGAGCTCTCGGAAGTGTTTGATGGCTTTCCATGTTTTTCCCTCCTTTTCTAACTTAGCATTGTTTGTTAACTGGGAAAAtgttggaaaaggaaaaataaaattatgaattcGTGTTTTCGCAGTGTTTGTTACCCCAAGAAATAAGTAGCCTTTTTAGGTGTTTCTAATGTTTATTGACTGCTTtcctgtaattttttatttttaaaattcttttctcCGTAGATTTTTGGCAATTTGTTGCTATATTGTTACACCTATATGATTGTTATGTGACATGGACATGCATCCATTTGCTATTAAGTTTTTCTCTtggattacttattaaaaaaaaaggattttttttcccccctcgGATTGATATTTATCCATTCATTTGGTCCGTTTAATTATGAACAAAAGATTTTAATGGGTTGGCTTCTTTTATAAATTCTAATCGaggcttttattttttggctcTTGAGTTTCAGCTAATCGAAGCATGTGCAGTGGTCCAGAGCAATCTAAATCATCATCAACTCCTTCTGCATCTACTGTAGAAACCACATCTAACACCAAAGACATGAATAACCTAACTTTTCAGACTGAAGATTCTTTTTCCAGCTTACTTGATCTTGCTGCTAACAATGATGTTGAAGGTTTTAAGCAAACCATTGAGAGGGTTGCTTCTTCAATTGATGAGGTTGGACTCTGGTATGTCCGTCAGAAAGGCTCAAAACAAATTGTTCTAGAGCATAGAACTCCATTAATGGTTGCTGCAACCTATGGCAGTGTTGATGTTCTTAAATTTATACTCTTGCATCCCGAAATTGATGTAAATTTCTCATGTGGACAAGATAATACCACTGCTCTTCACTGCGCTGCTTCTGGTGGATCTCTAAACACAATTGATGTTGTTAAGCTGCTTTTGTTAGTGGGTGCTGATCCAGATCGTAGAGATGCTAATGGTCTTCGCCCTAttgatgttgttgttgttcCTCCAAAGTCGCAAAGCTTGAGAGCGGCTCTGGAAGGGCTTCTCTCGAACAATGCTTCTGATGGCACTGTTGGTGAGCGTCATCTACGGCTATCCATTAGTTCCTCAGGTTCTGACTCATCAACCCTTTCATCATCACCAGAAGATGGATTGCCTTCTTCTCCTTTGGAGTTGGTATCTTCTCCAATGTATTCAAAGTTTAATGATTTACCTGTTAGCTCTGCATTGGAGAAGAAAGAATACCCTGTTGATCCGTCGCTACCTGACATTAAGAACAGTATCTATGCAACGGATGAGTTCCGCATGTTCTCATTCAAAGTTCGTCCTTGTTCACGAGCCTACTCCCACGATTGGACTGAGTGCCCTTTTGTGCACCCTGGAGAAAATGCTCGTAGAAGAGACCCGAGGAAGTACCATTACAGTTGTGTGCCTTGCCCTGATTTCCGAAAGGGGGCATGTAGGCGTGGAGATATGTGTGAATATGCTCATGGAGTTTTTGAGTGCTGGCTCCACCCAGCTCAATACCGGACTCGGCTCTGCAAGGATGGTACAAGCTGCAATAGACGGGTCTGTTTTTTTGCACACACTGCTGAGGAGCTCCGTCCCTTGTATGTATCTACCGGATCTGCTGTCCCATCACCTCGCTCGTCTGCATCTCATGGTGTCATGGACATGGCTTCTGCTATGAGCCTTTTTCCTGGATCTCCTTCACCAATCTCTGCCATGCCACCTTCTCCATTTGCTCAACCCATGTCTCCATCTGCAAATAATGGCATTTCACACTCATCTGTTCCATGGCCCCAGCCAAATGTACCAGCCCTTAATCTTCCTGGAAACAACCTTCAATCCAGCCGCTTGAGATCTTCGCTCTGTGCCCGAGACATTCGACCGGAGGATTTAAATTTGTTGTCGGATTTTGATGCCCAACAACAGCTTCTAAATGACTTGACTTGTTTTTCGCAGTCCCGGACCAATACTGTCTCTATGAATCGTTCTGCTCGGTCTAAGACACTAACACCTTCTAACCTGGAAGAGCTTTTTTCTGCTGAGATCTCTTTGTCTCCCCGATATTCTGATGCAGCCGCTTCTGCTGTTTTCTCCCCTACTCACAAATCTGCTCTTCTCAACCAATTCCAACAGCAGCAGGGCATGTTATCACCCATCAACACTAATGTTTTCTCCCCAAAAAATGTCGAGCACCCTTTATTGCAGGCTTCATTTGGTATGCCATCCCCAGGAAGGATGTCTCCAAGAAGTGTAGAGCCTATCTCCCCAATGGGCTCTCGACTCTCTGCATTTGCTCAGCGTGAGAAACAGCACCAACAGCTGCGCAGCCTCAGCTCACGGGATCTTGCAACCAACAGCCCAGCCTCCATCGTTGGGTCTCCTGTAAATTCTTGGGTAAAATGGGGATCCCCGAATGGCAAGTTTGATTCATTGGTTAATGGAGATGAAGTGGGGCGACTGCGAAGATCATCATCGTTTGAGCTTGCTAACAATGGGGAGGAGCCTGACTTGTCATGGGTCCAATCTCTAGTTAAGGATTCACCCACTGAGATGAAAGAAAAGTTGCCAGTTCCAGTCTCAGGGGCTGCGGCATCCGGTGAAggtttgaattctaattctcaaattGAATCCATTGATCATTCTGTTTTAGGAGCTTGGCTTGAGCAGATGCAGCTTGATCAGCTCGTAGTTTAGTGAAAGTGAATTCTTTTTTTGACTCATTGAGATGATTAAAGAGTTTCGGAGGGTACATATAATTTTTGTGGGTTACTTTTTGCTGGTGGAGAAGGTGAAGTGGGGGAAGTTGGAAAATGGTGGCTAAGGTCTAAGAGTGAAGAATGGCTGGATAAAGTTTAAGGGATATGATTCAATTTTTTACCATTTGTTGTTTACAGCAGAAGTCTGAAGAGAAGGAAGCCTTACTCTGGGCTAATATTAAAGAAACCAAGTCCAGGTTAGGTATCTCTCTTTACATACGtctgtttttagggttaggctTTTTTTCTGAACTTTCATTTCCTCTTCAAAGGAAGCTGTATGTTAAATTGCAACGAAATCATTAGCTTTGTATCTCTTCAATGTATCAATTTTTCTGTAATATTTTCTTGGGTTGTACCATTCCTGGTTGAACAAAGACAGACTGTTGGGGGGTTAGGTCTCAAGAAGGGTTTAAATTGGTTCGTGGGATGTGTTCCATTTGAGAGTTCATATTTTGTGGGTGGTTAGGTAGGGGAGATAAATGGGGAGGCAATATGTTTATTTGATGTTGTAAAACTGAATTAAAGTTGTTATTATATCaatacctttattttttgttctccaAGATTGGCTGTCCTGCTCTTATCCTTTTCCTATATTCGCTTTGTCACACTCCCTCTCTTGATTATTTTAGCCTgtaagatttatatatatttgatgtaGTGTGGGAGCCCTGCTGTGGTGGGTCCTGCCAGTGGACTTACCAAGGAAAGGGCCCTACAAGTAGATGGGAATTGGCTTGAatgtatatagatatataatttTGGATTCTGTCAATCTTTCTGATGATGAACTATTTCACggattagattttattttgctttatgtTACTGCATACATGGTGTTATAGCAACATGTATacattgttgaatttgtaaaatttaatctgaaccgtgaaatggagaggatggGGGTATACTTTTTGAAAAAGATGTGAATGATCTTGAGGAGGTGGGGTATCAAGTACCTTGTTTTATGCCCACACCACTaatgggtgggtgggtgggtggggtGTTTATCGGAATGAGATGAGAAAGTAATAGTTGTTTTCATAGTTCGAATCTGGATAGTGATCTGTGGGGGCATGTGGTAGGACTTTCTTGGCTTTGCTTTTGATGGGTGGGTTGAGAATTTGGATGCTTTGTTTCGAAGTCTTGGTGGTTTGGTTTTGAGTATTATCCCatatcaaaaatcaaatcatcatTACCTTGGTGCCTGCGGGCCCAAAGTTTTCATTATCCTTAATGATTTCCACCATGCAATGCTACAAAGCATATTTGATGCCTTCcaaaacattttccaaaatcaaTTATAGCATATATTCCGACTTTTATTCCATAAGCACAAATGGGATTAACAGAAAGCTTGAGAATCCTACAATCAAATGAAGTTTAAGCAAGTGCAGTAGGAAGGATTGTTTGCGTCATTTAAGCCGTATTTCTATCATGTTTTTACTATTTGCTACAGCGTGGTTATTTTCTGCTATTCCCATTTTAGGTAATGGGCTCTTTGGGTCTATCTTAGTCTTTTGGACATTCTTTGGGTCTCTACTAGGGCATATTTTAAACgagtttaaaaataatttaggccgagttttaatgttttgggcatgtttaattttttttttttttttttttttttttttaagtcccgaatcttttgaaaatatattgattttactttactttttcatttttgctCAAGTGTTGCATGAAAAAGGAACACATTTAATCAAACCAATCTAAACATAAGGGTATGTAGATGCAGTTATTAATCGCATACCTTAAAACCGCTGTCCGCATCTGTATATGCGAATAGTATTAACTGCATTCGCATCTACGCGTACGGATATTGAATAACGGACGTGGGCCGTTAATATCCACCCGCACGTGCACACTTAGTCTAGAATTGTTGGTTTGCTCCTATTCAaggttccaaaaaaaaaaaaaaaaaaactaataaaaaaaggaaCTATGCTTTTATTCCATTGCCaatgaactttttattttaaataataatatcgAAGGTTAACTGACACTGTCACATTATCAAGATAAGATAAATGTGGGATGAAAGTATAATTTCTAGCGTatctaaaaagtaaaataaaataatttgcaagaACAATGCATGCCTACCTGTATTAGTATAACAAAGGATTCCTTTaggattaaattttttaacgcAATCCATTTTGGAAAAGTAGGTATGAGTTAGAAAACGAGAAAATGTATCATTTGCATGGGCAATGCATGTCGGTTATCAGTTTAAGGGTTAACGGTTTTATCAAATTAGCAATCGAAAAGTTTTTGGGCTTTTATATTAGTGGTTGGGCCTTCAACAATTGGTAGCAGAGGATTAGAGGAGACATTACGTTATAAGTTCGAGTTGCGATCAAAATATTTTGACATTATGTATGAATATAGTATAAGTTATTGAATACTGATAAGTGAGTGGAATTGTCAGAAGGATAAATTGTTACTGTCGGCTTAGTGCTGATAAATCGGACTGTTGTAGATGTCCGATTCAGAAGCGTCATAAAGTATTACGATTCTCAGAATTAagggtttaaccaaatcaattctCAATAATTATAAGGCTTTTGGGTTAACATATCCTATACTTGTTCTATTATTATCATTGAGAAGGAGAGGAAATAGTTTTTGGaacccacaaccgtatagacgGTTTATACTTTATAGCAGCATTTTTGTTGACTATCGCCAAAAGAAACCGCAAGAAAAGTTGTAGTTTTCTTAGTGACCAGCCCATTTGCCCATGGACCAGTCTCGAGGCCTTGAATTGGTTTCGCTATCTTAACGAGCTTTGAGCTATTGATTCATTGCTTTGAGCTATTGATTCATTGCTTTGGAGATTGTcaagaattatattttttactacaaatttattataaattgacGTGTTAGTCAACGTGACACTCATCACGTTAgtcaataaacaataaaatttgattgtagCTGATGTGATAGTCTTAAGTGGATTGCTACATGAGTTTGTAAGTCCGTGTAACACTTATCATGTCAGCTATTAAacatttaaatttgattgtgcCTGACATGATAATGTCACGTGAAATGCTATGCTAGTTTATAAGGGGATTGTATATATTAAGAGTTATACCGGAACATTTTCCCTTGTTGAAATAGTTTGCGATTTCAAGAGAAAGGGTGTAAACTGTAAACATCAATATGATTTATATAAAAACGTTTAAGCATATATTATTACAACCATCATGGCATCATGGCAAGAAATATTACATGAGTGACTGAATCCAGAAATCAAAACTCGTCACAAAAGAGAGGCAGAATAAGTCTGCAGGTAATATATATTCTTGAGACTTCATTTTCTTGGCAAGCACTTCTTTGTTGCTTCTTTCCTAATACTTTTAGACGATATATAATACACATGGTCCAAAAGTGTCTTATTATTAGATGATAATTTAAGACGGGATTTTTCCCCTGAGGAAGCGCCATGGACCAGTTGCTGTTCCAACCCTGCAATTGTAAttgcaaagaaaagaagaattccTTCAGAATCTTTCAATCTCCATGGCTTCCTTCATAGGGTAAGCACAAGAATATGGATATCAAGGAACATTACCTTCAGACACCGGAGACTGTGCGCAAACCCATGTAGATGATTAAGGCATACCAGATTCCAAGATAGCCTCTGGCTTTAGAAAGGAGGATTTCTGAGGAAATACTTGCAACAGCCATCataacctgaggaagaagaaaattttcaagGAATTAATACTAATAATGAAAGAAAGCATTGAAGCATTGTTTATAGTGTGGAAAAGAGGGCTAGTAAACTTGCCATTGAATATGCAGTGTAGAGAAAGTCAGATGCTCCAAAGTTAACACCATCAAGAACAAAAGCTAAGGTATTCAGTGGCTGTGTACCAGCAATAAACTGAGCCAAAAGGAAAAATTTTCAGTTATATATACTTGAACAAAATTATTAAGATGTAATTCTTTGAAACTTTTTTGTGCTTGTTATTTGGAATATACCGGTATGCCTATATACATAAGGTGTAGAACATGTTTGTCGCTTGTAAACACTCCACCTCCAAAGTATAAACCGGCTCCCACGAGAACAAGGAGCCCCCAACCAGCAACAAAACCCATCTGCAGAGTAAAAAGTGGTTGAAAAATTCAGGCTATGTAAGCAATTCGAATGAAAAGCAGTGAGGACGACTGAATTTACCTGCAGAGTATAGAAATGTCAATACCTGTGCTACCCGGATAGCAGTTACCACAGCCTTTTTGTAGTCCTTCTCAGCAAATGCACAAGCTAGAATTGCCTAAAGAATGGAGAAAGGGAAGTCATTGGTCATTAATCTATGTTGGGAATAAAGCAATTAGTTAGAATAGGAAAACTTTCatactgcattatttaaaagttgcctaattttgtgttgggttcatGTCGAGTTTATTCCTCATATTGAAAATTGTTAATCTTAGAATTAAATAGCTCGATcgattaaaaagaaagaagagcaatGCCTACCTGTCCAGCAACAGCCAAACCACCACCAAGAAGTGATGATGTTAACCAGACCTGCAAGCAAATCTGGAATGCTGCCATGGGAGTAGGGCCTTGCCTTGCAGCCAGTGCTGCAGCAAAGGTCACACAAGATGTCACGGCTATGACTCTGGTCAACGTCAGAAAACCTGCACCGAGGTTTAAAGAAAGTTAAAAAGAGCTATAAGTATCCAATAGGTAGTAATACCAATGTTATGAAGTCAGCATGAACATGAAGGCTCTTAATTAGTATTGGTTTGAAACTAGAGATTCTTGAGAGAGAAGTCATTGGTGGAGTAGATTAACCCTCTTACCATTTTTTATGAACCGACCAAATTGTAATTCTTTGAAACGTGGAGCTAAGAGATTTACTTCTCTAATCAATCTCAAGAAAAGGATCAGAGAAATTAAGTACCTAGAAGGAACATCAACCATGTGAGAATCACCACggatacatatatacatgtatgtatgtatatgcaCTACATTGCAAAGTAGCATGTGCAATAGTAAACTTTATTGTCAGGGGCCGGGCGAGGGATTTTCCCTCGGTTTTGGATTATCATACCACAATCCATGGTCTCGGGGCCTTAGTTCCGTCTCTGTCTATTATTAACTGTCTTACACAACTTACTGGGAAATTGCATGTGAAATGGCTGCACCCCTCACTCCAAAATGGAGAACAAAGATAAATATTGGGTCAAGAACGATATTGGTTGCATATCCCACAACTACATATATTAAACCAGAAAAACAAATGAGCTTGAGTAAGTGGATTAATGCCAACAATATCAAATAAGAAAGGCAATAAGCAAGACTCGATCCCTACCTGTGGCATATAAAGGAGTGGTGGTATCCTTGAAGCCTCGGAAGACCCCTTGCATAGCTAAGGAGAGAAGAACTGCAGGAGAACCAAGTGCTCTTATTGTCAAGTACTGGCGTGCTGGTATATACATAGGGGAATCCTGTACAATTAATAGCAGAGAGACTACCATTATATGGTTgttatgaaattataaaaaatgcataaaaggaaaaggatATATCAGAGGTTGAGTATATGCATGTGAGTGTAAAAAGATTTAATTCCATGTTAAAAAGATATCACACGTGTGAGTAGTTAATATAGCGTAGTTGGAATGTCAAAATATATAGGCCTCAGAGCATTTATATTTGGCTCAACAAATTTGCTCtctatttttgctaaaaatcattttttatttttttaaagctacTTACTTTTTCAAACACCGGCTTTCTATTTTAGATATAAACTTACTAATCCATTTAAGTATTTACTTTTAAGGATTTCCTTATTCTTTATTGAGAGGAAAAAGAATGTTACAGATTAAAAAGGGCTTTGTTTTTACATTTGGCAGTGAACATTGGTTATTAAATGTTTTTCCAAATTGCTGAGCCGGATGCAATTCTTTTGGATTCCATTTTAGCATCATAACTAGCAGTCTCATCTGGTGGCTATAGCCACCTGATGAGAATGCTCTAACATATTATATTGTAGCCTAACTAAAAGACTCTTCAAGGTGCATGTTATCTTCCTAACAATAGCCTCTAATGTTATCTCCAATGTATATATGGAAAGATGATACTTACAGCTGAGACACCCATGAACTTTAAGAGAACTTTTGACGCAAATATAAGTAGCAGTGCTTGTGCCACGCCAAGAAGTGTGCCCATGATTATTGCTGTTGTTGCAGAAGGAATGTTTCGCTTCACCTTTTTGCATTTTGCAACTTCATTTCCCTTATCAGTAGTAACAGAGGGAGACTTGCTTGCTGTCGCATTAGATTTTAATGCCAATTACCGAAGAAAGTAAGTTAGCACAATGACAATTTGTAGCACTACgtgttatttttaaatgattgaTTATTATAAAAGCTTATGCAACGTACACACGAAACATATAGTTAATGAATAATGCTATAAATCACATGTTTATTACACTATTAACACCTTCTGTTGACATAGCAGTATCCATTAGTCctcgatttttatttttagcactGTGGGGTAGTGGTGGATAATATATAGTActcttgtttttgtcttttcaacACCTTCTacatgtgtgtttgtgtgtgtgtaagtgCGCGCGTgaacgtgagagagagagagagcaccatTTTTTGGGGAGGGCTCTTGcatttcaacatttttgggAGAAGCTTCTTCCAAGTTCTCAAGCTTCTTGCCCTCAACCTTTTGTGCTTCAATGGCCGATCTGTCCATAGTGTCTTCCTCGGCAACAAAAGAAGTGGTAATGCTCACAATGGGGTACATGGTAATCCTTGAAGCTTGGTTAAATATGGCAATAGCAACTCCAACGCCACCAATATCAGTTGCACCtacacacacccaaaaaaagaaaaagaaaaaagaatacataATGATTTTAGTGATGTTGAATTTTCATAAACCATATTCGGTTTTCGATTTAGAAAGAGAAGCATAGGATGCTTTAAGTTATTtgttgtttcctttttctttttttttttaatgtatttttcaaaggaataatttcattttcaaccaaccaaccaaaagCACTTTTTTTAATCACAAGCAATAAGCACAACCTTCAACTGcgattttatcaaatatttaactatgtttttaaaagttATGTTTTCTTTAACTATGTTTTAAATTGACTATTTTTTGTtggaaactaaacaaatcaaaacgTAAGAAAGTTTTAAAGCTCATCAAGtttctttaataaataataacctTTAGTTTACTAAACTCATGTTTTTTGGTTTCTTAAATTGAAGTATTCATTTAGGGGAGTTATTGGtgtttattgtaataaagagggagaagaaaaggCTTGACGTTTGCTTGTtttgtatgcctatatatataggctttgtaaggtgttttaaaaacataagaaaagaaaagaagaattcctctgctcttctctattttctctaCTTTTCTCCAAGTCATATATTTTTAGTAATAAAAGTAAGAGAGATAGAAAGGTAACTAGTTAGTAAACTAGTTTGTCTTTCATATTGGTATCAGAGTCCTGTACGTTTTGCCAATTCCCATTTTTCGTCTATTCTAGAAATGGGTTCCAACGTGGTCCAGCAACAAATCCCTAGATTATCAAAAGATAACTATGGGTCGTGGTCTATCCAAATGAGAGCCTTGTTTGGGTTTCAAGATCTGTGGGAAGTCATAACTGACGGATTTACGGAACCCACCAAGGAGGAAGAAGCTGAATACACAGCTGATGAGAAGAAGGCTCTTAAGGAGCAGAGGAAGAAGGATAAAAAGGCTTTGTTTCTACTCTATCAAGGGTTGGACGAGCATACTTTCGAGAAAGTTGCTGAAGCAACGACAAGTAAACAAGCATTGGAGATTCTAACTTCCATTTTCAAAGGAGATGAGCGGGTGAGACAGGTCCGTCTCCAAATATTACGAGGCGAGTTCGAGGCTCTTCACATGAAGGATGGAGAATCGGTGTCCGATTATTTTTCACGAATGTTGGTAATCGTGAATGGTTTGAAAAGAAACAATGAGAAGGTCGATGACATCCGAGTCGTTAAAAAAGTACTTCGATCCCTTTCCTCTAAATTTGAGCATGTAGTTATAGCTATCGAAGAGTCTAAGGACTTGGAGAATCTTACAATTGAGGAGTTGTTGGGTTCATTACAAGTACATGAGCAAAGGATGCAGAAGAATGTTAATTCTGTTGTATTAGAACAAGCACTAGAGTCAAAATTGACTCTAAATGATCAAGGCAAATCCAGCTCCAACCGTGGTCGTGGTAGAGGCCGGGGGCGTGGTGTTTCTCAACAACCACGTCAAAGTCAGCAGGAGACTCAAAGCTTTAGAGGTTGGGGACGAGGAGGCTACCGAGGAAGCGGAAGATCCACATATGGACGTGGAAACTCCAAGAATATTCAATGCTACAACTACAAGAAGTTTGGACACTATGCCTCAGATTGTTGGCACAAAGATGATGAACAAGCCAATGTTGCAGAAGCAATAAATGAGGTTCGTAGTGATTCTATTTTACTTCTCGCTCATGATGATTCAAATTCAATAGATGAGGTTTGGTACCTCGATTCTGGCGCAAGTAATCACATGTGTGGGAAGAAAGATCTGTTCGTAGAACTCACAGAGGGAGTTCACGGAAATGTGAACTTGGGGGACTCCTCCAAACTATCAGTTGAAGGCAAAGGGAAgataaaaat harbors:
- the LOC133878904 gene encoding zinc finger CCCH domain-containing protein 30-like isoform X1 — protein: MPLDLWLIFDSANRSMCSGPEQSKSSSTPSASTVETTSNTKDMNNLTFQTEDSFSSLLDLAANNDVEGFKQTIERVASSIDEVGLWYVRQKGSKQIVLEHRTPLMVAATYGSVDVLKFILLHPEIDVNFSCGQDNTTALHCAASGGSLNTIDVVKLLLLVGADPDRRDANGLRPIDVVVVPPKSQSLRAALEGLLSNNASDGTVGERHLRLSISSSGSDSSTLSSSPEDGLPSSPLELVSSPMYSKFNDLPVSSALEKKEYPVDPSLPDIKNSIYATDEFRMFSFKVRPCSRAYSHDWTECPFVHPGENARRRDPRKYHYSCVPCPDFRKGACRRGDMCEYAHGVFECWLHPAQYRTRLCKDGTSCNRRVCFFAHTAEELRPLYVSTGSAVPSPRSSASHGVMDMASAMSLFPGSPSPISAMPPSPFAQPMSPSANNGISHSSVPWPQPNVPALNLPGNNLQSSRLRSSLCARDIRPEDLNLLSDFDAQQQLLNDLTCFSQSRTNTVSMNRSARSKTLTPSNLEELFSAEISLSPRYSDAAASAVFSPTHKSALLNQFQQQQGMLSPINTNVFSPKNVEHPLLQASFGMPSPGRMSPRSVEPISPMGSRLSAFAQREKQHQQLRSLSSRDLATNSPASIVGSPVNSWVKWGSPNGKFDSLVNGDEVGRLRRSSSFELANNGEEPDLSWVQSLVKDSPTEMKEKLPVPVSGAAASGEGLNSNSQIESIDHSVLGAWLEQMQLDQLVV
- the LOC133878904 gene encoding zinc finger CCCH domain-containing protein 30-like isoform X2 — protein: MCSGPEQSKSSSTPSASTVETTSNTKDMNNLTFQTEDSFSSLLDLAANNDVEGFKQTIERVASSIDEVGLWYVRQKGSKQIVLEHRTPLMVAATYGSVDVLKFILLHPEIDVNFSCGQDNTTALHCAASGGSLNTIDVVKLLLLVGADPDRRDANGLRPIDVVVVPPKSQSLRAALEGLLSNNASDGTVGERHLRLSISSSGSDSSTLSSSPEDGLPSSPLELVSSPMYSKFNDLPVSSALEKKEYPVDPSLPDIKNSIYATDEFRMFSFKVRPCSRAYSHDWTECPFVHPGENARRRDPRKYHYSCVPCPDFRKGACRRGDMCEYAHGVFECWLHPAQYRTRLCKDGTSCNRRVCFFAHTAEELRPLYVSTGSAVPSPRSSASHGVMDMASAMSLFPGSPSPISAMPPSPFAQPMSPSANNGISHSSVPWPQPNVPALNLPGNNLQSSRLRSSLCARDIRPEDLNLLSDFDAQQQLLNDLTCFSQSRTNTVSMNRSARSKTLTPSNLEELFSAEISLSPRYSDAAASAVFSPTHKSALLNQFQQQQGMLSPINTNVFSPKNVEHPLLQASFGMPSPGRMSPRSVEPISPMGSRLSAFAQREKQHQQLRSLSSRDLATNSPASIVGSPVNSWVKWGSPNGKFDSLVNGDEVGRLRRSSSFELANNGEEPDLSWVQSLVKDSPTEMKEKLPVPVSGAAASGEGLNSNSQIESIDHSVLGAWLEQMQLDQLVV
- the LOC133879293 gene encoding protein DETOXIFICATION 43-like, giving the protein MAQNGDSHQNENDQNGAAQQHENDQNDDLQRYQRTSKIPFIIFLKDLRLVCKLDALGREILGIAIPAVLTLAADPVASLIDTMFIGRLGATDIGGVGVAIAIFNQASRITMYPIVSITTSFVAEEDTMDRSAIEAQKVEGKKLENLEEASPKNVEMQEPSPKNASKSPSVTTDKGNEVAKCKKVKRNIPSATTAIIMGTLLGVAQALLLIFASKVLLKFMGVSADSPMYIPARQYLTIRALGSPAVLLSLAMQGVFRGFKDTTTPLYATVVGYATNIVLDPIFIFVLHFGVRGAAISHAISQYLISLILFLRLIREVNLLAPRFKELQFGRFIKNGFLTLTRVIAVTSCVTFAAALAARQGPTPMAAFQICLQVWLTSSLLGGGLAVAGQAILACAFAEKDYKKAVVTAIRVAQMGFVAGWGLLVLVGAGLYFGGGVFTSDKHVLHLMYIGIPFIAGTQPLNTLAFVLDGVNFGASDFLYTAYSMASLLALFSTL